One window of Anaerolineae bacterium genomic DNA carries:
- a CDS encoding Oxaloacetate decarboxylase beta chain, with protein sequence MNPSWLGVLELFKGFQDLNLAKILMILAGLILIYLAIVKEYEPVLLLPIGFGCIVTNLPFSALTGEHGFLTLLYQTGIVTELFPLLIFVGVGAMIDFSPLLSRPSLLIFGAAGQFGIFGTLILATLLGYRLPQAASIGIIGAIDGPTSIYVATKLAPELLAPIAVAAYSYMSLIPIIQPPIMKLITNRKERATMMAYLDKPVSKTMRVIFPIGVTILVSILVPDAAPLISMLMLGNLLRESGVVERLNQSAQNEIINVSTLFLGLAIGSTMKAENFVRLDTLIVLILGLLAFGLDTFTGLVFGKFAYWITKGKINPLIGAAGISAFPMAGRLAARMANEENPDNFIIMQAMATNTAGQIASVIAGGVLLALVR encoded by the coding sequence ATGAATCCATCCTGGTTGGGCGTTTTAGAACTATTTAAGGGTTTCCAGGATCTAAACCTTGCAAAAATTTTAATGATCCTTGCCGGTTTGATCTTGATCTATCTTGCCATTGTCAAGGAATATGAACCGGTTTTGCTGCTTCCAATTGGTTTCGGTTGCATCGTGACCAACCTACCCTTCTCAGCATTGACGGGGGAGCACGGTTTTCTTACCCTGCTTTACCAAACCGGGATTGTGACCGAGTTATTTCCCTTGTTGATCTTTGTTGGGGTCGGGGCAATGATAGATTTTAGCCCATTGTTGTCCAGACCCTCGTTATTGATCTTTGGTGCAGCCGGCCAGTTTGGGATCTTTGGCACGTTGATCCTGGCAACTCTGCTGGGGTATCGTCTACCGCAAGCAGCTTCCATAGGGATTATCGGGGCAATTGACGGGCCGACATCTATTTATGTTGCTACAAAATTAGCTCCTGAGCTTCTCGCGCCAATTGCTGTGGCTGCCTACTCTTATATGAGTCTCATACCAATTATTCAACCTCCGATAATGAAATTGATCACTAACCGAAAAGAGCGGGCTACAATGATGGCTTATCTCGACAAACCCGTCTCTAAAACCATGCGGGTTATTTTTCCGATTGGAGTTACAATACTTGTGTCGATCCTCGTTCCCGATGCTGCCCCTTTGATTAGTATGCTCATGTTAGGCAACCTGCTCCGAGAGAGCGGTGTGGTCGAGAGGCTGAATCAGTCGGCGCAAAATGAGATCATTAACGTTTCTACACTGTTCTTGGGTCTGGCAATTGGTTCTACCATGAAAGCTGAGAATTTTGTGCGCCTGGATACTTTGATTGTACTGATTTTAGGTTTGCTTGCATTTGGTTTGGATACTTTTACGGGACTGGTGTTTGGGAAATTCGCCTATTGGATAACAAAAGGAAAGATAAACCCCTTAATTGGAGCGGCAGGCATCAGCGCCTTTCCAATGGCTGGAAGGCTGGCAGCCCGCATGGCAAATGAGGAAAACCCGGATAACTTTATTATCATGCAGGCCATGGCGACCAATACGGCAGGGCAGATTGCCAGCGTGATTGCGGGTGGAGTTCTATTGGCTTTAGTCCGTTAG
- a CDS encoding Aspartate aminotransferase, with the protein MTISHLARAITESPTLRLNEEARILRERGESVIHLGIGEPKNKAPITAILSAAAKISSGDVKYSPPDGTPSLKKAIIRYTEENYGRYVAPENIVISSGAKFSLYNLFYSIIDPQDEVILLAPYWVSYPEIIKMVNGIPVIVTPEDGSFHPRFEDIEKAVTSYTKAIIVNSPNNPSGVLYRQDFIAQMVDFCERKGIYLVMDDIYHKLVFDHKRCPSPYQFTTKDIENTKIIVVNGVSKLYGMTGFRIGWVVTNRRLASVLHNIQAQTESCPSVVLQAAAEGALNGMQSVVESLRLTIENNRNVILQELKTVNGIRVVPPDGTFYCLPDFRAYSNNSVELANFLLRKAFVVTVPGKEFGMEGHLRLSFAGSVKEIMTGIERIRWALDPNAPPEIYIGDRRMVRDWL; encoded by the coding sequence ATGACCATCAGCCATTTAGCAAGGGCGATCACCGAATCACCTACTCTCAGACTGAATGAAGAAGCTCGTATCTTGCGTGAACGGGGCGAATCGGTGATCCATTTAGGGATTGGCGAACCAAAAAACAAAGCCCCCATCACAGCTATCTTATCGGCTGCCGCAAAGATTAGCTCTGGAGACGTGAAATATTCACCTCCGGATGGCACCCCCTCTTTGAAAAAAGCCATTATTCGCTATACCGAAGAGAATTATGGACGTTACGTTGCACCAGAGAATATCGTTATCTCTTCTGGTGCAAAATTTTCTTTGTACAACCTGTTTTATTCCATCATTGACCCTCAGGATGAAGTTATTCTCCTGGCGCCTTATTGGGTAAGCTACCCTGAAATCATCAAGATGGTCAACGGCATTCCCGTCATTGTTACTCCCGAAGATGGCAGTTTTCATCCCCGTTTTGAAGACATTGAAAAAGCAGTCACTTCTTACACAAAAGCCATCATCGTCAATAGCCCAAACAATCCATCTGGAGTGCTTTATCGACAGGATTTCATTGCTCAGATGGTGGATTTTTGTGAGCGGAAGGGCATTTATCTGGTCATGGATGACATTTATCATAAATTGGTTTTTGATCATAAGAGATGCCCTTCGCCGTATCAATTTACCACAAAGGATATTGAAAATACCAAAATCATTGTCGTAAATGGGGTCTCAAAGCTGTATGGGATGACCGGTTTCCGAATCGGATGGGTGGTTACCAATCGTAGATTAGCCTCGGTTCTGCATAACATCCAGGCTCAAACCGAATCCTGCCCTTCCGTTGTCCTGCAAGCCGCTGCAGAAGGCGCATTAAATGGAATGCAATCGGTGGTTGAAAGTTTGAGGTTGACGATTGAAAATAATCGCAATGTCATTCTGCAAGAATTGAAAACAGTTAATGGTATTCGAGTTGTTCCGCCAGATGGAACATTTTACTGTTTACCGGATTTTCGTGCTTATTCAAATAATTCGGTGGAATTGGCTAACTTTTTGTTACGCAAAGCTTTTGTTGTTACTGTGCCTGGCAAAGAGTTTGGTATGGAAGGTCATTTGCGGTTGAGTTTTGCCGGCAGCGTAAAAGAGATCATGACAGGTATAGAACGCATACGATGGGCGCTCGACCCGAATGCTCCGCCTGAAATATACATTGGCGATCGACGCATGGTGAGGGACTGGCTATGA
- a CDS encoding Phosphoenolpyruvate carboxykinase [ATP], which translates to MNNNLLNIRTPAESVAEELKPEYNLGFQGLGNLRKVYWSLPVEALYEESIFRAEGQITRGGALVVNTGQHTARAADDKVIVKDSETEEAVWWGQYNRPYDPQQFHDLFIRVQGYLQGKDVFVQDCYVGADPACQLAIRVITEKAWHSLFARNMFITLADRETYRQHVPEFTLIAVPSFKAFPSIDSTARNTIIAINFDQKLCIIGNSGYGGEIKKSAFTIMNYLLPQQGILPMHCSANMGRQGDVALFFGLSGTGKTTLSADPNRYLIGDDEHGWSDDGIFNFEGGCYAKVIGLSPTAEPQIYACTKRFGTILENVVYDPVSRHIDLDDDTITENTRASYPLEYIENALIAKRGPHPKNIIFLTCDASGVMPPIARLTPQQALYHFISGYTAKVAGTEIGLREEPEITFSPCFGGPFMVYHPVTYANLLGQKIERYGVNCWLINTGWVGGPYGVGKRISIEYTRRILNAVLNGELIEVEYKKDRVFGFEVPLQCPGVPDTILSPSNAWVSEEAYYKRYKSLASRFIDNFKKFEDHFPQVIRAGGPNLDL; encoded by the coding sequence ATGAATAACAACTTACTAAACATCCGCACACCAGCAGAGAGTGTGGCTGAGGAACTTAAACCAGAGTACAATCTGGGTTTTCAAGGGTTAGGGAACCTGCGCAAGGTTTACTGGAGTTTGCCTGTTGAGGCGCTTTATGAGGAAAGTATCTTCCGCGCTGAAGGGCAGATAACCCGTGGGGGAGCCCTGGTCGTCAATACTGGACAACATACTGCGCGGGCTGCCGACGACAAAGTCATCGTCAAAGACAGTGAAACAGAAGAAGCAGTATGGTGGGGGCAATATAACCGTCCGTATGATCCTCAGCAGTTTCACGATTTATTTATTCGAGTCCAGGGATATTTACAAGGCAAAGATGTCTTCGTTCAAGATTGTTATGTAGGGGCAGATCCTGCTTGTCAATTAGCCATTCGAGTTATCACCGAAAAAGCCTGGCATAGCCTTTTTGCCCGTAATATGTTCATAACCCTGGCAGATCGAGAAACCTATCGTCAACATGTCCCTGAATTTACCCTGATAGCTGTGCCGTCCTTTAAGGCTTTTCCTTCAATTGATTCAACAGCCAGGAATACTATCATTGCGATTAACTTTGATCAAAAACTCTGTATCATCGGAAACTCTGGTTATGGAGGGGAAATTAAAAAATCCGCCTTTACGATCATGAATTATCTTTTACCTCAACAGGGTATCCTACCCATGCACTGCTCAGCAAATATGGGTAGACAAGGAGATGTCGCCTTGTTTTTCGGTTTGTCGGGCACCGGTAAAACAACCCTCTCGGCTGACCCTAACCGCTATCTGATCGGAGATGATGAACATGGATGGTCAGATGATGGCATTTTTAATTTTGAGGGAGGTTGTTATGCAAAAGTCATTGGGCTTTCTCCGACTGCTGAACCGCAAATTTACGCCTGTACCAAACGGTTTGGAACCATTCTTGAAAATGTAGTTTATGATCCGGTCTCACGGCACATTGATTTAGACGACGATACCATTACCGAAAACACGCGTGCTTCCTATCCTCTGGAGTATATTGAGAATGCTCTAATTGCAAAACGAGGACCTCACCCAAAGAACATCATTTTCCTGACTTGTGATGCCTCCGGAGTTATGCCCCCGATTGCGCGACTGACCCCTCAGCAAGCTCTCTATCATTTCATATCAGGATACACCGCCAAAGTGGCCGGAACTGAGATTGGACTTCGCGAAGAGCCTGAGATCACCTTTAGCCCGTGCTTTGGTGGTCCTTTTATGGTTTACCACCCGGTTACCTATGCCAACCTTTTGGGTCAAAAGATCGAGCGGTATGGGGTAAATTGTTGGCTGATTAATACCGGTTGGGTGGGAGGACCATACGGAGTTGGGAAGCGGATCAGTATTGAATATACTCGCCGAATATTGAATGCAGTCTTGAACGGTGAATTGATAGAAGTCGAGTATAAAAAAGATCGTGTGTTTGGCTTTGAAGTCCCTTTACAATGTCCTGGTGTGCCGGATACGATATTATCCCCTTCAAACGCCTGGGTCAGTGAGGAAGCGTATTATAAGCGCTATAAAAGTCTTGCCTCAAGATTCATTGACAACTTTAAGAAGTTCGAAGATCACTTTCCTCAAGTAATCCGGGCTGGAGGGCCTAATCTCGACCTATAA
- a CDS encoding GTP-binding protein HflX — protein sequence MGVEIGKPKSDFTLEDSLNELCLLAQTAGIDVIATLTQRLEKPNPQTYIGIGKLEELKAIVNELGANIILFDDELSPRHLRELEKHFDEKTRIIDRTALILDIFAQHAATREGALQVELAQYEYRLPRLTRAWTHLARQAGGGGGRAGSVGGVGLRGPGETQLEVDRRDIRRRIAHLKDELEKVKSHRRQYRRRRKKSGIPVVALIGYTNAGKSTLLNALSNANVYVADQLFATLDPTTRRVVLSDRNEILLTDTVGFIQKLPTHLIAAFRATLEEIAEADVLLHVLDISQPTAQQQAQAVFQTLKEIEADHLPIFTVLNKIDLLKDPQQTINILAQYPNSVAISALKGLGIEELIRKLEDFLFNRQHPIMVELPQRETYLVQLFSREGVVEKIEYSSNKIVLQGKIPGKHLAKFTPYLCKSPDEKYLNEN from the coding sequence GTGGGAGTAGAGATTGGAAAGCCCAAATCAGACTTTACACTGGAAGATTCATTGAATGAGTTATGTCTCTTAGCCCAGACAGCCGGAATTGATGTAATCGCCACGCTTACCCAAAGACTTGAGAAGCCCAACCCTCAAACCTATATTGGAATCGGCAAGCTCGAAGAGCTAAAAGCAATTGTCAACGAGTTAGGCGCCAACATTATTCTATTTGATGATGAACTCTCTCCTCGTCATTTACGCGAGCTTGAGAAGCACTTTGACGAGAAAACGCGCATTATTGATCGCACAGCATTGATTTTGGATATCTTTGCTCAACATGCCGCGACCCGTGAAGGTGCACTGCAGGTAGAACTGGCTCAATATGAATATCGCTTACCTCGATTGACAAGGGCATGGACACATCTTGCCAGGCAGGCTGGTGGTGGCGGAGGTCGAGCCGGAAGTGTTGGGGGGGTAGGTTTGCGTGGTCCAGGTGAAACACAACTGGAAGTCGACCGACGCGACATTCGTCGCCGTATCGCTCACCTTAAAGACGAGTTAGAAAAGGTGAAATCTCATCGTCGTCAATATCGTCGCAGACGAAAAAAATCGGGTATTCCGGTGGTTGCGCTCATCGGATATACCAACGCCGGAAAATCCACATTGCTGAATGCGCTTTCAAATGCCAATGTCTATGTCGCCGATCAATTATTTGCAACCTTAGATCCGACGACCAGGCGAGTTGTCTTATCAGACCGTAACGAAATTTTACTGACCGATACCGTAGGCTTTATTCAAAAACTTCCTACCCATTTGATCGCTGCCTTTCGCGCTACCCTGGAAGAGATTGCCGAGGCAGATGTTTTGCTGCATGTCCTCGACATCTCACAGCCTACAGCACAACAACAAGCGCAGGCTGTATTTCAAACCTTGAAAGAAATCGAGGCTGATCATTTACCGATTTTTACAGTCTTAAATAAAATTGATTTGCTCAAAGACCCACAACAAACCATAAATATCCTGGCACAATATCCAAATTCGGTAGCCATTTCGGCTCTGAAGGGATTAGGAATTGAAGAATTAATACGGAAATTAGAAGACTTTCTTTTTAATCGCCAACACCCTATCATGGTAGAGTTACCTCAAAGGGAAACCTACCTTGTTCAATTGTTTTCTAGAGAGGGTGTTGTTGAAAAAATTGAATATTCCAGCAACAAGATCGTTCTTCAAGGAAAAATCCCTGGCAAGCATTTAGCGAAGTTCACCCCCTATCTATGCAAATCTCCTGATGAAAAATACCTCAATGAGAATTGA
- a CDS encoding sensory box histidine kinase, which translates to MSEEKSITSPELVKIVKELQDFLPEITEQLTKTSGIRPSLEKQLHSLLSALEEAALFGEYSTLDQILTNWVTQYTEADIPQVILDLSDFLHSIQTACQLVIQNQASASNIPNPKCSLAVSDLFFHAQMRLLRLGFEKYVEQQSKTAAEIQTMLEKLDQSKSNFISIAAHELKTPLTIIEGYSMMLRELLSDNEAFRIYSPYLEGIKKGTERLTQIIQDMIDVSLIDSRMLLLTFQPCLINRLIETVVEDMKKRAIDRNLLIQFRPIKGMNELIYLDEIRLSQALRNIIENAIKFTPDGGRIEVYGRKLSGFIEIMVKDTGIGVDPEDQPLIFEKFAQLGQVSLHSSGKSKFKGGGAGLGLPIAKGILEAHGGTIWMESEGYDEVRCPGSIFHLMVPIYSQPPQTSAPIFADQQHFYRNRVPNG; encoded by the coding sequence ATGAGTGAAGAAAAATCAATAACCTCACCTGAGCTTGTCAAAATTGTCAAAGAACTTCAGGATTTCCTTCCTGAGATCACAGAGCAGTTAACCAAAACTTCTGGCATCCGTCCTTCCCTTGAGAAACAATTGCACTCGCTTTTAAGTGCACTGGAAGAAGCCGCTCTGTTTGGAGAATATTCTACCCTGGATCAAATCTTAACAAATTGGGTTACACAATATACCGAAGCCGATATTCCTCAGGTGATTCTAGACCTTAGCGACTTCCTGCATTCTATCCAAACAGCCTGTCAACTGGTCATCCAAAATCAGGCAAGTGCATCTAATATACCTAACCCAAAATGTTCTCTAGCCGTATCCGATTTGTTTTTTCACGCTCAGATGCGGTTATTGCGACTCGGGTTCGAAAAATATGTCGAGCAGCAATCAAAGACTGCTGCCGAGATTCAAACCATGCTTGAGAAATTAGACCAGAGCAAATCGAACTTTATTTCCATCGCCGCCCATGAATTGAAGACTCCCTTGACAATCATTGAAGGGTACTCAATGATGTTAAGGGAACTGCTCTCTGACAACGAAGCCTTTAGAATATATTCCCCTTACCTGGAAGGAATTAAAAAAGGAACAGAAAGATTAACGCAAATCATTCAGGATATGATCGATGTTTCATTGATCGACTCGCGAATGCTTCTATTGACCTTTCAACCCTGCCTGATCAATCGGTTAATCGAAACAGTCGTTGAAGATATGAAAAAAAGAGCGATAGATCGCAATTTATTGATTCAATTTCGTCCGATAAAAGGTATGAACGAGCTCATCTATCTGGATGAAATTCGTCTCTCGCAAGCTCTACGAAATATTATCGAAAATGCCATTAAATTCACTCCAGACGGTGGCAGGATTGAAGTCTATGGAAGAAAGCTTAGCGGGTTTATTGAGATCATGGTAAAAGATACCGGTATTGGTGTAGACCCAGAGGATCAACCATTGATCTTTGAAAAATTTGCCCAATTGGGACAGGTATCCTTACATTCTTCAGGTAAATCAAAGTTTAAGGGTGGAGGAGCCGGATTAGGCTTACCCATTGCCAAAGGAATTCTCGAAGCTCATGGTGGCACAATCTGGATGGAATCGGAAGGTTATGACGAAGTTCGTTGCCCGGGATCGATCTTTCACCTGATGGTCCCGATTTATAGCCAACCTCCGCAAACTTCGGCGCCGATCTTTGCCGATCAGCAGCACTTTTATCGAAATAGAGTACCAAATGGTTAA
- a CDS encoding peptidase M28, which produces MPGANDGASGVALLLLLAREIPQQISPNEKTIWLVFFDLEDNGNYPGWEWILGSTAFASSLTKTPSAVIVVDMIGDRDLNIYMEQNSTPELNQEIWQTAQQLGYEQFFIAETKYRMIDDHLPFVQRGFPTSLLIDFDYPYWHTTEDTLDKVSAHSILIVYDTLINWLRKQ; this is translated from the coding sequence GTGCCTGGAGCAAATGATGGTGCATCTGGTGTGGCATTGTTGTTGCTTTTAGCCAGAGAGATTCCACAACAAATTTCTCCTAACGAGAAAACCATCTGGCTGGTATTTTTCGATTTAGAGGATAATGGAAATTACCCTGGCTGGGAATGGATTTTGGGCTCGACAGCTTTTGCCAGCTCGCTAACCAAAACGCCCTCGGCTGTCATTGTGGTTGACATGATCGGCGATCGAGACTTGAATATTTATATGGAACAAAATTCGACTCCAGAGCTAAATCAGGAAATATGGCAAACTGCTCAGCAGCTTGGTTATGAACAGTTTTTCATTGCGGAGACGAAATATCGCATGATCGATGACCATCTTCCTTTCGTTCAGCGCGGTTTTCCGACCTCGCTGTTGATTGACTTTGACTATCCCTACTGGCATACCACCGAAGATACTCTGGACAAGGTATCAGCTCACAGTATTCTCATTGTCTATGATACACTTATTAACTGGTTGAGAAAGCAATGA
- a CDS encoding tRNA:m(5)U-54 MTase gid, giving the protein MEEHALVIVGGGLAGCEAAWQAAQRGVQVRLYEMRPLVTTGAHVTDRLAELVCSNSLGANQIDRATGLLLHELRRLGSLLIRCADTTAIPAGRALAVDRDKFSLAVTQAILSHPNITVIREEIKAIPENPAIIASGPLTSPSLSNSIANFLGQSNLYFFDAISPIVEAETIDMKIAFRASRYDREGEGDYINCPLNKEEYERFVEELIKAERIPLRSFEEQIEEGVKTGKGSFFEACLPIEILARRGRDTLAFGPLRPVGLRDPKTGKRPYAVVQLRQDNLAGTLYNMVGFQTNLTISEQQRVFRMIPGLEHAEFSRYGQMHRNTYVFSPQSLKPTLQTIRRPDLFLAGQLIGVEGYAGNIASGWLAGVNAARYLQGKPLLELPRETMFGSLIYYITHASETDFQPMKANFGLLPYVEGEWLRNKKERHHFLVQRANTILEQWLRESNVLE; this is encoded by the coding sequence ATGGAAGAGCATGCGCTGGTTATTGTCGGTGGTGGTTTAGCGGGTTGTGAAGCTGCCTGGCAGGCTGCACAACGGGGCGTACAGGTACGTCTCTATGAGATGCGACCGTTGGTGACCACCGGGGCACACGTAACCGATCGATTGGCTGAACTTGTCTGTTCTAACTCGCTGGGTGCAAACCAAATAGATCGCGCTACCGGTTTGTTGCTTCATGAACTACGCCGGTTAGGTTCATTGCTTATCCGCTGTGCCGATACGACGGCTATCCCGGCCGGTAGGGCTTTAGCCGTAGATCGGGATAAATTTTCTCTGGCTGTTACCCAGGCTATTCTCTCACACCCAAACATAACGGTTATTCGAGAAGAGATTAAAGCAATCCCAGAAAACCCTGCCATCATCGCATCCGGTCCTTTAACCTCTCCAAGCCTTTCGAACTCGATCGCTAATTTTTTGGGACAATCAAATTTGTACTTCTTCGATGCTATTTCACCGATTGTCGAGGCTGAAACGATTGATATGAAGATAGCCTTCCGAGCCAGCCGCTATGACCGGGAAGGGGAAGGAGATTATATCAACTGCCCATTGAACAAAGAGGAATATGAGCGTTTTGTAGAGGAATTGATCAAAGCTGAACGAATTCCTCTGCGTTCTTTCGAAGAACAGATTGAGGAGGGGGTAAAAACTGGAAAAGGATCATTCTTCGAAGCCTGTTTACCAATAGAAATTCTAGCCAGGCGTGGAAGAGATACCCTTGCATTCGGGCCACTTAGACCGGTAGGATTACGGGATCCAAAAACCGGTAAACGCCCGTATGCAGTGGTGCAATTGCGTCAGGATAATCTTGCTGGCACGCTATACAACATGGTAGGCTTTCAAACCAATCTAACTATCTCGGAGCAACAGAGAGTTTTTCGGATGATTCCCGGTTTAGAGCATGCCGAATTTAGCCGTTATGGTCAGATGCATCGCAATACCTATGTTTTTTCCCCACAATCCCTTAAGCCAACTCTCCAAACCATTCGTCGGCCTGACCTTTTTCTGGCCGGACAACTGATCGGGGTCGAAGGGTACGCAGGAAATATCGCCAGCGGCTGGCTTGCAGGTGTCAATGCGGCGCGCTATCTCCAGGGAAAACCTCTTTTAGAATTGCCGCGCGAAACAATGTTTGGCAGCTTGATTTATTACATTACCCATGCCAGCGAAACTGATTTTCAGCCTATGAAAGCTAATTTTGGTCTCCTTCCCTATGTTGAAGGCGAGTGGTTACGAAATAAAAAAGAGCGTCATCATTTCCTGGTACAAAGAGCTAACACCATTCTTGAACAGTGGTTGAGAGAATCCAATGTTTTGGAATAG
- a CDS encoding Twin-arginine translocation protein TatA: MFNLPQGAELLIILFIVILLFGVGRISKVAGEFGKGIRAFKEGLQSSNEEAVEKKSEAVDKSDESKG; this comes from the coding sequence ATGTTTAATTTGCCTCAAGGTGCTGAGTTATTGATCATCCTTTTCATTGTAATCTTACTCTTTGGCGTTGGACGAATCAGTAAAGTAGCCGGCGAATTCGGAAAAGGAATTCGCGCCTTCAAAGAAGGCTTGCAATCTTCCAATGAAGAAGCAGTTGAAAAGAAATCCGAAGCAGTCGATAAGTCCGACGAAAGCAAAGGGTAA
- a CDS encoding [NiFe] hydrogenase nickel incorporation protein HypA — protein MHELAVTQSILDIVLDHAGKANATKVTKIYLVIGELSSIVDESVQFYWEIIAKNTSAEDAELVFRRVSASFECQECHTVYQLDGNVIFCPSCGSTRIKILSGEEFYIEAIDIES, from the coding sequence ATGCATGAACTCGCGGTCACCCAAAGTATTCTGGATATTGTCCTCGATCATGCTGGTAAAGCAAATGCCACCAAAGTGACCAAGATCTATCTTGTTATTGGCGAACTTTCTTCAATTGTAGATGAGTCTGTTCAATTTTACTGGGAGATTATTGCAAAAAATACATCAGCAGAAGATGCGGAATTGGTCTTTCGGCGAGTTTCAGCGTCCTTTGAGTGTCAGGAGTGTCACACCGTCTATCAATTGGATGGAAACGTAATATTTTGCCCCTCTTGTGGTAGTACTCGGATCAAGATCCTGAGCGGCGAAGAATTTTACATAGAAGCGATCGACATAGAGTCATGA
- a CDS encoding [NiFe] hydrogenase nickel incorporation-associated protein HypB — MNEQRIQIVQNILSANDAIAEQNRQLLSKARLFSVNLMASPGAGKTSLIEQTIKNLSQDYRILVIDGDIATTFDADRAIAAGAAAIQINTGGDCHLDAVMLNKALIQADLSKYDLLIVENVGNLVCPASFELGTSKNVLVASVPEGHDKPHKYPSMYRGVDYVLLNKIDLLPYVDFDIDFFRKGLEALNPAVELAFVSCRSGEGLNNWFQWLRNKICEYRAS, encoded by the coding sequence ATGAATGAGCAACGCATCCAAATTGTACAAAATATCCTCAGCGCTAATGATGCAATAGCCGAGCAAAATCGCCAGTTGCTCAGCAAGGCGCGTTTATTTTCGGTCAACTTGATGGCCTCACCAGGTGCTGGAAAAACTTCTCTTATCGAGCAAACTATAAAGAATCTTTCCCAGGATTATCGTATTCTGGTCATTGACGGGGATATCGCTACAACCTTCGACGCCGATCGAGCCATTGCGGCCGGGGCGGCTGCGATTCAAATCAATACTGGGGGTGATTGCCATCTGGATGCTGTGATGCTCAACAAAGCCTTAATTCAAGCGGACTTGAGCAAATATGATTTGCTGATTGTAGAGAATGTGGGGAATCTGGTTTGCCCGGCAAGCTTTGAACTTGGAACATCCAAAAATGTGCTTGTAGCTTCTGTCCCAGAAGGTCATGATAAACCTCATAAATATCCTTCTATGTATCGTGGTGTGGATTACGTTTTGTTAAATAAAATTGATTTATTACCTTATGTAGATTTTGATATTGATTTCTTCCGAAAAGGGCTCGAAGCGCTTAATCCGGCGGTTGAACTGGCATTCGTTTCCTGTCGAAGTGGTGAAGGATTAAACAACTGGTTTCAGTGGCTTCGGAATAAAATCTGCGAATATAGAGCAAGTTAA